The window ATTCATCCCATTCGAATGAGCATCAGTCGCTGTACCCACTTCCTATTCATCCTTCGTTATACCGGCATTCTGCACCGCATCCTTTTTCTGTCACTCCCTCAACCGGTTTCAATGTCCCCCTCCCCCCACCTCCGCCACTCACAGCATATGCCAACGGCCCATACGAGCCTGACTTCCGCGCATCTGGCGCACGGGTCCCTATCTCGAGGACGACCAAAGCATGTAACGCTTGTAGAAACCGTAAAGTAAGATGTGATGCTGGTGCCGCGAACGGGGGCAGGGCGGGGGAGACTCCTTGTACTCGATGCAAAGAGAGTGATTTGGAGTGCGTGTACACGAATGTGCAGAAGAAAAGAGGGCCTTGTCCTGGGTTAGtacctcttcttcacatTTCCGCAGCAGGTGACTAACCACCAATCTTACTTGTAATAGTACCGCAAGGCCTAATACGACGAGCAGATCTCGTCGTTCTTCAGCACAAAAGCAACAACAGAAAGCGCCAACATCTCAACCTCCTTTGCCTCCATCACGCCCCGATTACTCATGGACAGACCAAAGCAATTACTTGAACTCCGTCTCACCCTCACAACGCTCCAGCATCGCTTCCATTCAAACTCCTACAGATGTAATCACTCCAGAAGAGACTACATTCGGATACGTTGGGAGTTATGGCTTTCCATTCCCGCCGGGTTCGTCAAGTGCATCATCTCAAGAATACGATTGGCATGCTACAAATAAAGCGGCTGTAGCTGACAGTGTACCCGGATGGTCAGGTCCACAGGTTGGGCCTCGGGGTTCTTATAGCGCAGCACCTTGGGAGGGAAGACGCTAATCCAT is drawn from Cryptococcus gattii WM276 chromosome A, complete sequence and contains these coding sequences:
- a CDS encoding uncharacterized protein (Similar to TIGR gene model, INSD accession AAW41394.1), which translates into the protein MEEKPLSPRIHHLLIREQRSNELTGIGLRPILPDGSGSRAPLSHGAPSPNTPMSPLGANADITTSPHSQSQRKSVRRSVSPSPKSFQPSSEEIPTPNRRTNSILSLLNGPISSSTPSCPGPSGSFASKIEQDKHHRHRPSSSHPSRPPPATFPIIEHNQSTYFEEWPRLPPTPGPMETCNPAPPSFSEFHPYHGPTAPYMPHVIKRPGIYRRHSSHSNEHQSLYPLPIHPSLYRHSAPHPFSVTPSTGFNVPLPPPPPLTAYANGPYEPDFRASGARVPISRTTKACNACRNRKVRCDAGAANGGRAGETPCTRCKESDLECVYTNVQKKRGPCPGTARPNTTSRSRRSSAQKQQQKAPTSQPPLPPSRPDYSWTDQSNYLNSVSPSQRSSIASIQTPTDVITPEETTFGYVGSYGFPFPPGSSSASSQEYDWHATNKAAVADSVPGWSGPQVGPRGSYSAAPWEGRR